One window of Nymphaea colorata isolate Beijing-Zhang1983 chromosome 1, ASM883128v2, whole genome shotgun sequence genomic DNA carries:
- the LOC116256546 gene encoding LOW QUALITY PROTEIN: leucine-rich repeat extensin-like protein 4 (The sequence of the model RefSeq protein was modified relative to this genomic sequence to represent the inferred CDS: deleted 2 bases in 1 codon), producing MSLSASHASIMRRSKMHHHLPFFLFFFVFLLISPGFSTATLPADGENEVDSQEGEGRCEAIWVDPSFHFENPRLRSAYIALQAWKKAIFSDPLNLTGNWVGPHVCNYTSVFCSPSLHDPNLTVVAGVDLNHGDIAGYLPSELGLLADLALLHINSNRFCGILPKTFRKMKVLFELDISNNRFSGKFPKVVLDLPSLKFLDIRFNEFEGSVPSRLFDRPLDAIFINNNRFKFTIPSNLGNSPVSVIVLANNGFHGCVPRSIVNMANTLNEIILMNNGLSACLPSEFGLLHSLTVLDVSYNKLVGPLPDTLAGLRNLEQLNVAHNLLSGKVPESICELPHLKNFTFSYNFFTGEAPSCLYLPAFDDRRNCLPDRPKQRPVKQCKSFLSHPVDCNSFKCSPAPPVLPPPPPPPPPPPPPPPPPPPPPPPPPPPPPPPPPPPPPPPPSYPQPTPSPTPSYGNPPPPPPPPPPPPPPPPSTPPSQPHPPSPPPPPPSQPHPPPPPPPPPSQPHPPYCVRSPPPPPPPPVYCVRPPSPPPPPVYCVRSPPPPPPTQSPPPPIFFPTTPPTESPPPPPPVYSSPPPPPTQSPPPPPPVYSSPPPPPSQSPPPPPPVHSPPPPPPVYSSPPPPPSQSPPPPSSPPPPPPFCIEPPPPPPPPCIEPPPPPPPPCIEPPPYPSPAPAPYSIPPSLSPPSLTPPSLPPSLPPSLPPSLPPPSLPPSLPPPSLPPSLPPPSLPPPSLPPSIPSPAPASVPPPEYVTPPHPTPVLPPPSASPPSEYSPPAPPSEYAPPPKPGCETPTPPAPYSISPVAPPSYSVPLPPVKGFNYSSPPPPPFY from the exons ATGTCTCTCTCTGCAAGCCATGCCTCCATCATGAGAAGATCAAAAATGCACCACCATCTCccatttttcctcttcttcttcgtcttcctcctcaTTTCCCCTGGCTTTTCCACCGCCACTCTTCCTGCTGATGGGGAAAATGAGGTAGATTCACAGGAGGGGGAAGGCAGGTGTGAGGCCATATGGGTCGACCCTTCCTTCCATTTCGAGAACCCGAGGCTCAGGAGCGCTTACATTGCCCTCCAAGCATGGAAGAAGGCCATCTTCTCCGACCCACTCAACCTCACAGGTAACTGGGTCGGCCCCCATGTGTGCAACTACACCAGCGTCTTCTGCTCCCCATCTCTCCACGACCCAAACCTCACGGTGGTGGCCGGCGTCGACCTCAACCATGGCGACATTGCCGGATATCTCCCTTCGGAACTCGGCCTGCTCGCGGATCTGGCCCTTTTACACATCAACTCCAACCGCTTCTGCGGCATCCTGCCGAAGACCTTCCGTAAGATGAAGGTCCTCTTCGAGCTGGACATCAGCAACAACAGGTTCTCCGGCAAGTTCCCCAAGGTGGTGCTGGATCTGCCGTCGTTGAAGTTCTTGGACATCAGGTTCAATGAGTTTGAAGGTTCGGTGCCCAGCAGGCTCTTTGACAGGCCTCTGGACGCCATTTTCATCAATAACAACAGGTTCAAATTCACGATCCCGTCCAATCTCGGCAACTCGCCTGTTTCCGTCATTGTTCTGGCGAACAATGGCTTCCATGGCTGTGTTCCCCGAAGCATTGTCAATATGGCGAACACGTTGAACGAGATCATCTTGATGAACAATGGGCTGAGCGCATGCTTGCCGTCGGAGTTCGGACTGCTGCATAGCCTGACGGTGCTGGATGTGAGCTATAACAAGCTGGTGGGGCCGCTGCCGGATACCCTGGCGGGGCTTCGCAACCTGGAGCAGCTGAACGTAGCGCACAACTTATTGTCTGGGAAGGTGCCGGAGAGCATCTGCGAGCTGCCGCATCTGAAGAACTTCACCTTCTCTTACAACTTCTTCACCGGCGAGGCTCCGAGCTGCCTGTACCTTCCGGCGTTCGACGATCGTCGAAATTGCCTGCCCGACAGGCCGAAGCAGAGGCCTGTCAAGCAATGTAAGTCGTTCTTGTCACATCCTGTTGATTGCAACTCCTTCAAGTGCAGCCCTGCCCCACCTgttcttcctccaccaccaccaccgcctcctcctcctcctcctccaccaccaccaccaccaccaccaccaccaccacctcctcctcctcctcctcctccaccacctcctcctcctcccccaccACCATCTTATCCACAACCAACTCCATCCCCTACTCCTTCATATGGTAATCCTCCTCCgccaccaccgccaccgcctccacctccacctccccCACCGTCAACACCTCCTTCACAGCCACATCCACCTTCCCCACCGCCACCACCTCCTTCACAGCCACATCCACCTCCCCCACCGCCACCACCTCCTTCACAGCCACATCCACCATATTGCGTCAGatctccaccaccacctccaccacctCCCGTCTACTGCGTCAGACctccatcaccaccaccacctcccgTCTACTGCGTCAGATCTCCACCACCACCCCCGCCTACGCAGTCTCCGCCTCCGCCA ATATTCTTCCCCACCACCCCGCCCACGGAATCTCCGCCACCGCCTCCGCCAGTATATTCTTCCCCACCACCCCCGCCCACGCAATCTCCGCCACCGCCTCCGCCAGTATATTCTTCCCCACCACCCCCGCCTTCGCAATCTCCTCCACCGCCTCCACCTGTACATTCTCCACCTCCGCCACCACCAGTCTACAGTTCCCCACCTCCACCACCATCGCAGTCACCGCCTCCGCCCTCAAGCCCACCTCCTCCACCGCCATTTTGCATTGAACCTCCACCACCGCCTCCACCGCCCTGCATAgagcctccacctcctcctcctccgccttgCATAGAGCCTCCACCATATCCATCTCCGGCACCAGCACCCTACTCCATTCCACCATCTCTGTCCCCGCCATCACTAACACCACCGTCGCTACCACCATCTCTTCCTCCATCATTACCACCATCTCTGCCCCCGCCTTCATTACCGCCATCTCTGCCCCCGCCATCATTACCACCATCTCTGCCCCCGCCATCGTTACCACCGCCGTCGTTACCTCCATCTATTCCATCACCTGCACCTGCATCCGTCCCACCGCCGGAATATGTCACCCCTCCGCATCCCACGCCAGTGCTCCCCCCTCCATCAGCATCACCACCAAGCGAATACAGCCCACCGGCTCCTCCAAGTGAGTATGCACCGCCACCAAAGCCTGGTTGCGAGACGCCAACACCACCTGCTCCGTATTCCATATCACCGGTGGCGCCACCTTCGTACAGCGTTCCGCTCCCGCCGGTGAAGGGCTTCAATTATAGTTCGCCACCACCGCCTCCGTTCTATTGA